One Gossypium raimondii isolate GPD5lz chromosome 3, ASM2569854v1, whole genome shotgun sequence genomic window carries:
- the LOC105796317 gene encoding acetolactate synthase small subunit 2, chloroplastic produces MAALSTVPHLQIHCSKTESDSVHKPITFPSKTIRPIIHVPRKLVFTPKSVDDKISNSNFLANGPVPSTPTRSKVRRHTISVFVGDESGMINRIAGVFARRGYNIESLAVGLNKDKALFTIVVSGTDRVLQQVVEQLQKLVNVWKVEDLSNEPQVERELMLIKVNADPKFRAEIMWLVDIFRAKIVDISEHSLTIEVTGDPGKMVAVQRNLSKFGIKEIARTGKIALRREKMGASAPFWRFSAASYPDLEETVPDNALSGARKQSVFSEADVSGGGDVYPVESPDGFTINQVLDAHWGVLTDEDTSGHQSHTLSMLVNDSPGVLNLVTGVFARRGYNLQSLAVGHAEVEGLSRITTVVPGTDESISKLVQQLYKLVDMHEVRDLTQLPFAERELMLIKIAVNAAARRDVLDIANIFRAKAVDVSDHTVTLELTGDLDKMVALQRLLEPYGICEVARTGRLALVRESGVDSRYLRGYSLPL; encoded by the exons ATGGCGGCTCTCTCCACTGTTCCACACCTACAGATCCACTGCTCAAAGACCGAGTCAGACTCAGTTCATAAACCCATTACTTTCCCTTCAAAAACAATAAGACCCATCATCCATGTCCCGAGAAAACTGGTCTTTACCCCAAAGAGTGTCGACGATAAGATCTCAAACAGCAATTTCCTTGCCAATGGACCCGTTCCTTCAACTCCAACTCGTTCAAA GGTGAGGCGGCATACGATTTCGGTGTTTGTTGGGGATGAAAGTGGGATGATTAATAGGATTGCTGGAGTTTTTGCTAGAAGAGGGTATAATATTGAGTCACTTGCGGTTGGTTTAAATAAAGATAAGGCACTTTTTACCATTGTTGTGTCTGGTACTGATAGAGTGCTTCAGCAAGTTGTGGAGCAGTTACAAAAGCTTGTGAACGTTTGGAAG GTTGAAGATCTCTCAAATGAGCCTCAGGTTGAACGTGAGCTAATGCTAATAAAAGTGAATGCAGACCCAAAGTTCAGAGCTGAG ATCATGTGGTTAGTGGACATCTTCAGGGCCAAGATTGTGGATATCTCAGAACATTCACTAACTATTGAG GTAACAGGAGATCCAGGGAAGATGGTTGCTGTGCAAAGAAATTTAAGCAAGTTTGGGATCAAAGAAATTGCTAGAACAGGAAAG ATTGCTCTTAGAAGGGAAAAAATGGGTGCATCTGCTCCATTCTGGCGATTTTCAGCAGCTTCATATCCTGATCTTGAAGAAACAGTACCTGATAACGCTCTTTCAGGGGCTAGAAAGCAATCAGTATTTAGCGAGGCCGATGTTTCTGGAGGG GGAGACGTCTATCCGGTGGAGTCGCCTGATGGCTTTACGATCAATCAAGTTCTTGATGCTCATTGGGGTGTTCTCACTGATGAAGAT ACAAGTGGACATCAATCTCATACTTTATCCATGCTCGTAAATGACTCTCCGGGAGTTCTAAACCTTGTTACAGGTGTTTTTGCTCGAAGAGGCTATAATCTTCAG AGTTTGGCTGTTGGACATGCTGAAGTTGAGGGGCTTTCCCGTATTACAACTGTTGTCCCTGGTACTGATGAATCAATTAGCAAATTAGTGCAGCAACTCTATAAGCTCGTAGATATGCATGAG GTACGGGATCTTACACAGTTGCCATTTGCTGAACGAGAATTAATGTTGATAAAGATTGCTGTGAATGCCGCTGCTCGACGAGATGTCCTTGACATTGCCAACATTTTTAGGGCCAAGGCTGTCGATGTTTCTGACCACACTGTCACCCTCGAG CTTACAGGAGATCTGGACAAGATGGTTGCACTGCAGAGATTGTTGGAGCCCTACGGTATCTGTGAG GTTGCTCGAACTGGACGTCTCGCACTGGTGAGAGAGTCGGGTGTCGACTCCAGATATCTACGTGGTTACTCTCTTCCtctataa